CCGCGGTAGTTGCTGTCCGGCATAGTGCCGACTGGGTATCCATTGTTCTGGTCGGCAGCGACCACCTCTGCCGGGTCGGCCAGGTTGGTGGGGTTGCCGCCGTTCATCACGAACTCGCAGCGCAGGGGGTTGGGGTGGCCGTAGTAGCCGCCCTTCACCACGCGGAACAGGTAGTCATTCTGCACCGACGCGTTCGTGAGGCCCGGCACGGCAGGGCCGTTGTACGTGGTGCCGTTCGCGCACTTGGCGCCGGCGGTGCTGGCGGGCGTGTTGCCGCCGGCCGCCGACCCGTTTGTGGGCGTGTAGATGTTGCCGTTGGTGTGGAACACCACGTCATAGGCGTTGCGGATGCCGGTCGCGTACAGCGTCAGCGGGGCGTTTGCAGCGTAGGGATTGTAGTAGGGCGTGCCGTCTGGCTTGGTACTGCCCGCATTCGGATTGGTGGCGTCTTTCGTGGTGACGTCCAGAGGCAGGGTGGTGGGCATCTTGTTCAGGTCGAGGCGCAGCAGGGCACCGTTCAGCAGCTGCTCGCTTCGGTTGCCCCATGTCGGGTCCGCCGCGCCCATTGCGGAGTTGCTGCCCTGCGTGAAGTACAGCACGCCCGGTTCCTTCGAATTGAAGGTCACCGAATTGGTCATGTGATCCTTCACCGAGCGGGGCAGGCCGATGACGTAGTCCTTCACGGTGTCCAGGTTGGCTCCGCTGAGCAGCGTGATCTTGCCGCTGAAGTCCGCCGGCGGGTTCGACTTGTTCAGCACGTTGTAAAAAGCGTTGTTGCTGATCCACAACTTCAGGTTGTCAGCCGTCGAGGTGGGATCGAACTTCAGGCCGATGACCGTGCGGTTCCCCTGCGCGTTGACCAGACCCTTGAGGATGTCAGGCGTGCCGAGGGTGCCGTCGGCGTTGATTGCGAAGCGCAGGATCTCGCCAGTCAGGGTCGAGGCGTAGAGCTTGCCGTCAGGTCCCATTTCCACCGAGGTGTACGCGTATGACGTGGGAACCGTGGGCAGGTCGACCTGCGTGAAGGCCAGATTGGTACTGGGCGGGGTGTACACGCCGGTCGTGAAGGTGGTCGTGTAGGGCAGCAGGGCCAGACCGTTGACGTCCTTCACGCCATCTGTGATCGTCAGGCGGTACTTGGTGTTGTCCTTGAGCCGCGCGGTGGGCTTCACCACGAT
This sequence is a window from Deinococcus metalli. Protein-coding genes within it:
- a CDS encoding Ig-like domain-containing protein, whose translation is MTSPALVPTRPLLASAVLLTALLSACNLGAPPKKDDSGGNLTGITYINFQPASSTAPTNSAGKPYTIDSGAAYSDAAGYGWVTQGTHTPLDISANTRDRAAAGVDARLNTMVHMQLPSTSVGVSTPAAWEYKIANGTYTVTVAVGDAASDTNSSNVINVEGQPTITAFTPTATKHFTSVTRRVKVSDGLLTVDAIGGTNTKLDYVIIAPGDRPSVASPVPQEGQTMVDPTAAFSGELNVIASSGPKGSGLDSTTLNSTTVLLKEDATGASVAVSPNTSGGGDVIVVKPTARLKDNTKYRLTITDGVKDVNGLALLPYTTTFTTGVYTPPSTNLAFTQVDLPTVPTSYAYTSVEMGPDGKLYASTLTGEILRFAINADGTLGTPDILKGLVNAQGNRTVIGLKFDPTSTADNLKLWISNNAFYNVLNKSNPPADFSGKITLLSGANLDTVKDYVIGLPRSVKDHMTNSVTFNSKEPGVLYFTQGSNSAMGAADPTWGNRSEQLLNGALLRLDLNKMPTTLPLDVTTKDATNPNAGSTKPDGTPYYNPYAANAPLTLYATGIRNAYDVVFHTNGNIYTPTNGSAAGGNTPASTAGAKCANGTTYNGPAVPGLTNASVQNDYLFRVVKGGYYGHPNPLRCEFVMNGGNPTNLADPAEVVAADQNNGYPVGTMPDSNYRGFAYNFGLHASADGAIEQYTTGNQSVNDKLLVVRYSVGKDVIVLTPDSSGNIPDSGVQTGVAGLTFAGNGTSLSPLDITENRTNGNLYVALLDESTGNGLIKLARPKTQ